One window of the Puntigrus tetrazona isolate hp1 chromosome 13, ASM1883169v1, whole genome shotgun sequence genome contains the following:
- the mcph1 gene encoding microcephalin isoform X2, giving the protein MTEKNASAGFLKDVVAYVDVWSVNRMEDYSDPFIQQLQNMGAEVSKTLNKQVTHVVFKHGRPSIWKKAQKMGVRIVSVHWVARCKESNERADESLFPAQNEESKLHLSKRTHRCMQPRDIPIKTPENDRRLKKKFDKMIKGLISSSPIVSDTSPFVIDEENGVVYSPSLKRSDSMAQRLREMRAQRECLSPTASQMLDSASGCNSPLRPPFGESPTLSFWQQLEQEPLDCFSTSLCHSSKKRDEEEKQNCNKKLTMKISSKARKQTPPESDTAMVICNVAGVETHSKVSPISSRSKRSLVNNIGGKKQSTLKSYIDKTCCEGKQSSRLKPQTENTGIYTKLSGNPERPECSLPESLTKNKHKNRKSIQQSSDLQTNSKPLYSKKTTSPGTSFTKMKSDGSVTHRPFCKPQLQTSAVLCSTDLVGGLPNRDVVECEVFEDYFSPANNALKRKVSLFGSTTEKLQVPTFDLDDSNKRKAKRSFGKKRKHKNIDIEDFLVGSSDPAPETPESRPECLSVGTCELPRFEGVKLEAPAKKQMRQTRLNSFVLSEEKKRKSSIDLGPAIEKKTSTATPQVSSSVVNVNLKIQNCLEIAPDPKHAIEKRPMGLKTVGKENGSTTDGSLEKSPKMSSKPRHMKKDKFMKKNRSLVMTSMPTEKQEIVFQLVRNLGGFTVVDNVCESTTHVVSGSPRRTLNILLGIARGCWILSFEWILWCLEHRQWVPEEPYELSDHFPAAPRAATEKRQLRMQLYNSSNATSAVPKSHHMTKCPDVCFAVLLPFYILFFKALVPLNV; this is encoded by the exons atgacagaaaaaaatgcttctGCTGGTTTTCTCAAAG atGTGGTGGCATATGTTGATGTATGGTCTGTGAACAGAATGGAGGATTACTCCGATCCATTCATTCAGCAGCTGCAGAACATGGGTGCAGAG GTATCCAAGACCCTCAACAAACAAGTGACCCACGTAGTCTTCAAACATGGCCGCCCATCCATATGGAAGAAAGCTCAGAAAATGGGTGTGAGGATTGTTTCGGTCCACTGGGTGGCAAG ATGCAAAGAGAGCAATGAACGTGCAGATGAGAGTCTTTTCCCTGCTCAAAATGAAGAGTCCAAACTTCATCTAAGTAAAAGAACA CACCGCTGCATGCAACCTAGAGATATTCCTATAAAGACCCCTGAGAATGACAGGCGGCTGAAGAAAAAATTTGACAAGATGATCAAAGGCCTGATATCCTCATCCCCCATTG tttCCGACACATCACCATTTGTAATTGATGAGGAAAATGGAGTCGTGTACAGTCCCTCTTTAAAACGCTCTGACAGCATGGCTCAGCGACTGAGAGAAATGAGAGCTCAACGTGAATGCCTCTCACCCACTG CCTCACAGATGCTGGATAGTGCCTCAGGATGTAATTCACCTTTGAGACCACCTTTTGGGGAATCACCAACTCTGTCTTTCTGGCAACAACTAG AGCAAGAGCCTTTGGATTGCTTCTCCACCTCTCTCTGTCATTCCTCGAAGAAAAGAGAtgaggaagaaaaacagaattgtaataaaaagttaacaatgaaaatatcaagtaaagcaagaaaacaaacaccTCCTGAATCAGACACAGCCATGGTTATATGTAATGTGGCCGGTGTTGAAACACATAGTAAAGTCTCACCCATATCTTCTAGATCAAAAAGGTCTTTAGTGAACAACATTGGAGGAAAGAAACAGTCCACTTTAAAGAGTTATATTGATAAAACCTGTTGTGAAGGAAAACAAAGCTCACGCCTCAAACCTCAAACTGAAAACACTGGAATATATACAAAGTTATCTGGCAACCCTGAAAGACCTGAATGTTCCTTGCCTGAAAGcctgacaaaaaacaaacacaaaaacagaaaaagtataCAGCAATCCAGTGATCTGCAGACCAACTCCAAACCTTTATACTCCAAGAAGACGACTTCACCAGGCACtagttttacaaaaatgaaaagtgatgGATCAGTAACCCACAGGCCTTTTTGTAAACCTCAGCTTCAAACTTCTGCTGTTTTGTGTTCTACTGACTTGGTTGGTGGTCTTCCTAATAGAGATGTTGTAGAATGTGAGGTGTTTGAAGACTACTTCTCACCAGCGAATAATGCCCTTAAACGAAAGGTCAGTTTATTTGGATCAACCACAGAAAAATTGCAGGTGCCCACTTTTGACCTAGATGACTCAAACAAGAGGAAAGCCAAGAGATCATTTGGTAAAAAgcgaaaacataaaaatattgatattgaaGACTTCTTGGTTGGCTCATCAGACCCTGCTCCTGAGACACCTGAATCAAGGCCTGAATGTTTATCTGTGGGGACATGCGAGTTACCGAGGTTTGAAGGAGTAAAACTTGAGGCACCGGCAAAGAAACAGATGAGACAAACTAGACTAAActcttttgttctttctgaAGAGAAGAAGCGTAAAAGCTCAATTGACTTAGGTCCTGCTATTGAAAAGAAGACTTCAACGGCTACTCCTCAAGTGTCATCGTCAGTGGTTAATGTGAATCTAAAAATACAGAACTGTCTTGAAATTGCCCCTGACCCCAAACATGCCATTGAAAAGAGACCGATGGGTTTAAAaa CTGTAGGGAAAGAAAATGGAAGCACAACTGATGGGAGCCTTGAGAAAAGTCCTAAAATGAGTAGCAAACCAAGACATATGAAAAAGGACAAGTTCATGAAG AAAAACAGATCATTGGTAATGACAAGCATGCCCACTGA GAAGCAGGAAATAGTTTTCCAGCTTGTCAGAAATCTGGGTGGTTTTACGGTGGTGGATAATGTTTGTGAAAGTACCACTCATGTGGTGTCTGGCAGCCCACGACGGACCCTAAATATCTTGTTAGGCATTGCACGTGGCTGCTGGATCCTCTCCTTTGAATGG ATCCTGTGGTGTCTGGAGCACAGGCAGTGGGTTCCTGAAGAGCCTTATGAGCTGTCTGATCATTTCCCTGCTGCACCT